A portion of the Jaculus jaculus isolate mJacJac1 chromosome 5, mJacJac1.mat.Y.cur, whole genome shotgun sequence genome contains these proteins:
- the LOC123460952 gene encoding LOW QUALITY PROTEIN: Kruppel-like factor 18 (The sequence of the model RefSeq protein was modified relative to this genomic sequence to represent the inferred CDS: substituted 2 bases at 2 genomic stop codons), with translation MSVHVAQVTTSTLHVCARGAEVTTSSLHECARGAEVTTSYLNECVRGVEVSTSSLHECAQVSTSSLHECACGAEVTTSSLHECARGAEVSTNLLHXCAXGAEVTTSSLHECACGAEVTTSSRHECACGAEVTTSSRHECACGAETTSSLHECAHGAEVTTSSLVTTSSLHECARGVEVTTSSLHECALGAEQGLNSSTGDLGFRMWPQVGGNVTFILLSLLAVKVPATTSSSRCL, from the exons atgagtgtgcatgtggcgCAGGTGACAACCAGCactcttcatgtgtgtgcacgtggggcGGAGGTGACAACCAGCTCTCTTCATGAGTGTGCACGTGGGGCGGAGGTGACAACCAGCTACCTTAATGAGTGTGTACGTGGGGTGGAGGTGAGCACCAGCTCTCTTCATGAGTGTGCAC AGGTGAGCACCAGCTCTcttcatgagtgtgcatgtggggcGGAGGTGACAACCAGCTCTCTTCATGAGTGTGCACGTGGGGCGGAGGTGAGCACCAACCTTCTTCATTAGTGTGCATGAGGGGCGGAGGTGACAACCAGCTCTcttcatgagtgtgcatgtggggcggaggtgacaaccagctctcgtcatgagtgtgcatgtggggcggaggtgacaaccagctctcgtcatgagtgtgcatgtggggcGGAG acaaccagctctcttcatgagtgtgcacatggggcggaggtgacaaccagctctctt GTGACAACCAGCTCTCTTCATGAGTGTGCACGTGGGGTGGAGGTGACAACCAGCTCTCTTCATGAGTGTGCACTTGGTGCGGAG caaggcttgaatTCTAGTACCGGTGACCTGGGATTCAGGATGTGGCCACAGGTTGGCGGCaatgtcacgttcatcctcttatctctgctggcagtCAAGGTGCCTGCCACAACTTCAAGCTCCcggtgtttatga